In a genomic window of Flavobacterium crassostreae:
- a CDS encoding type II toxin-antitoxin system ParD family antitoxin, translating into MARNTSILIGEYYENFINRQIATGKYNSVSEVVRTALRHFEEEEIQKKSLIIELEIGEKSRKIKNFDRKENLDMLNNNFQK; encoded by the coding sequence ATGGCCCGAAATACATCAATTCTAATTGGAGAATATTATGAGAATTTCATAAACAGACAAATTGCTACAGGAAAATATAATTCTGTAAGCGAAGTTGTCAGAACTGCATTGAGACATTTTGAAGAAGAAGAAATTCAAAAAAAATCTTTGATTATCGAATTAGAAATTGGAGAAAAAAGCCGAAAAATTAAAAATTTTGACAGAAAAGAAAACTTAGATATGCTGAATAATAACTTCCAAAAATAA
- a CDS encoding type II toxin-antitoxin system RelE/ParE family toxin — MAEYIISEKALEDLNNIWIYTAENWSVEQANRYYNLIVDEIEYVSGNFEVTKDFDNIRKNYKFSKVKSHLVFYKKTENTEMEVVRILHERMDLKNRIND; from the coding sequence ATGGCGGAATATATAATCAGTGAAAAAGCTCTTGAAGATTTAAATAATATTTGGATTTACACTGCCGAAAATTGGTCTGTTGAACAAGCAAACAGATATTACAACTTAATTGTTGATGAAATAGAATATGTATCAGGAAATTTTGAGGTAACTAAAGATTTCGACAATATTAGAAAAAATTATAAATTTTCAAAAGTTAAATCTCATTTGGTGTTTTATAAGAAAACAGAAAATACAGAAATGGAAGTCGTGAGAATTTTACACGAAAGAATGGACTTAAAAAATAGAATTAACGATTAA
- a CDS encoding DUF2971 domain-containing protein, whose amino-acid sequence MMNEGYEFDSKYFIEWNRELKQWDYLENGELIPETTETLYKYLSWNEKTIASLIGNYLWLSNPVHFNDPFDCNRSMIFNYNFSDEERLKKRNYFDDIGIISFTENKFCPLMWAHYTGNYNGIVLKFKAKEFNKFKNENQFNQIKLRKVLYPEQFKLFPLGHTFSKELMLFIKSKNWNYEKEWRLVADLKQPYNRFLRFDPLSLEEIYIGHNLFENLNSSAIQILTQIRDSFYPKTKLIRIFPDSKVFGKIVFRDWDKEMDKNSRGNEQPLTAILI is encoded by the coding sequence ATGATGAATGAAGGATATGAATTTGACTCTAAATATTTTATAGAATGGAACAGAGAGTTAAAACAATGGGATTATTTAGAAAATGGTGAATTAATACCCGAAACAACTGAAACACTATACAAATATCTGTCGTGGAATGAAAAGACGATTGCATCTTTAATAGGGAATTATTTATGGTTAAGTAATCCTGTGCATTTTAATGATCCTTTTGATTGTAACAGAAGTATGATATTTAACTATAATTTCTCTGATGAAGAGCGTTTAAAAAAAAGAAACTATTTTGATGACATTGGAATAATATCATTCACAGAAAATAAATTCTGTCCTTTAATGTGGGCTCACTATACAGGAAATTATAATGGAATTGTATTAAAATTCAAAGCAAAAGAGTTTAATAAATTCAAAAATGAAAATCAATTTAACCAAATAAAATTGCGAAAAGTATTGTATCCAGAACAATTTAAATTATTCCCATTAGGACATACTTTTTCAAAAGAGTTAATGCTTTTCATTAAATCAAAAAACTGGAATTATGAAAAAGAATGGCGATTAGTAGCGGACTTAAAACAACCATACAATAGATTCTTGAGATTTGATCCTCTATCTTTAGAAGAAATTTATATTGGTCATAATCTTTTTGAAAATCTAAATAGCAGTGCTATTCAAATTTTGACTCAAATTAGAGATTCTTTTTATCCTAAAACTAAATTAATAAGAATATTTCCGGATAGTAAAGTTTTTGGAAAAATCGTATTCCGTGATTGGGACAAAGAAATGGACAAAAATTCAAGAGGAAATGAGCAGCCACTAACAGCCATTTTGATATAG
- a CDS encoding Bor family protein — protein MKRMKRTFKVLSIAFAMSIMLTSCFSYTSVVGKGAQGSTEVTKWNHYVIGGLAPVGVSDSKEMAGGATDYTVFTRQSFVNGLIAALTFSIYTPTTTTVTK, from the coding sequence ATGAAAAGAATGAAAAGAACATTCAAAGTTTTGTCGATTGCTTTTGCAATGTCAATTATGTTAACGTCTTGTTTTTCTTACACAAGCGTAGTTGGAAAAGGTGCACAAGGTAGCACCGAAGTTACTAAATGGAATCATTATGTAATTGGTGGATTAGCACCAGTTGGAGTTTCAGATTCTAAAGAAATGGCTGGTGGAGCAACAGATTACACTGTATTTACGAGACAGAGTTTTGTAAATGGGTTAATTGCTGCATTGACATTCAGTATTTATACTCCTACTACAACAACTGTAACAAAATAA
- a CDS encoding amidohydrolase family protein produces the protein MKNKILILINLFAIVQLFGQRTVVKNVNIIPINQNTILKNKSILIENGKIIEIKDFKKLNLDKTEKIINAKNKYLMPGLADMHVHLHEKKSLDTLLLLNISAGVTQIRVMNSDVNQAELKNSLNQKIKPTIHFSYIFSKQNSTNQIDSIFNDVGKNNLDFIKLFSVKDENTFDELMMRANQEKKIVCGHYPSSVSMSKVLKSGFKSIEHLSAYPSDENINNLDENIKLTKENKVYNCPTFDYFITVFNYQYPYGYKTRLTYQKAPKSYIDKWEKDLKAKIKKVGEQKFLEFGENYKAKFEKQKIVFTKLYKNECLLLVGSDPSGLFQMSGFSMHDEMLFWSKLGIDNYTILKSATLIPAQFFDEQNEWGSIEVDKVADLIILNKNPLEDIRNLSTVETIIKQGKVYNQKELLNTLK, from the coding sequence ATGAAAAACAAAATATTGATTTTAATAAATTTATTTGCAATAGTTCAATTATTTGGACAAAGAACCGTTGTTAAAAACGTAAATATTATTCCCATAAATCAAAATACAATCTTAAAGAATAAAAGTATTTTAATTGAGAATGGTAAAATTATTGAGATTAAAGATTTTAAAAAATTGAATCTTGATAAAACAGAAAAAATAATAAACGCCAAAAATAAATACTTAATGCCTGGGCTTGCAGATATGCACGTTCACTTACACGAAAAGAAATCTTTAGATACTCTATTATTACTAAATATTTCAGCAGGCGTTACTCAAATAAGAGTTATGAATTCTGATGTAAATCAAGCCGAATTAAAAAATAGTTTGAATCAAAAAATCAAACCTACAATACATTTTAGTTATATTTTCAGCAAACAAAATTCTACAAACCAGATTGACAGCATATTTAATGATGTAGGGAAAAACAATTTAGATTTTATAAAATTATTTTCTGTTAAAGACGAAAATACATTTGATGAATTAATGATGCGTGCAAATCAAGAAAAGAAAATCGTTTGCGGACACTATCCATCTAGCGTTTCGATGAGTAAGGTTTTAAAATCAGGTTTTAAAAGTATTGAACACTTATCTGCTTATCCTAGTGATGAAAACATTAATAATTTAGATGAAAATATAAAATTAACTAAAGAAAATAAAGTTTATAATTGCCCAACATTTGATTATTTTATTACTGTTTTTAACTATCAATATCCTTATGGATATAAAACCAGATTAACGTATCAAAAAGCTCCAAAATCTTATATAGACAAATGGGAAAAAGATTTGAAAGCAAAAATTAAAAAAGTAGGGGAGCAAAAATTTTTAGAATTTGGTGAAAATTACAAGGCAAAATTTGAAAAACAAAAAATAGTTTTTACAAAATTATATAAAAACGAATGTTTGTTGCTTGTTGGAAGTGATCCATCGGGTTTGTTTCAAATGAGTGGATTTTCAATGCATGATGAAATGTTATTTTGGTCAAAGTTAGGAATTGATAATTATACTATTTTAAAATCTGCAACCTTAATTCCTGCTCAATTCTTCGATGAACAAAATGAATGGGGAAGCATCGAAGTTGATAAAGTTGCAGATTTAATAATTTTAAATAAAAATCCACTTGAGGATATTAGAAATCTATCAACAGTAGAAACTATAATTAAACAAGGAAAGGTATATAATCAAAAGGAGCTATTAAATACACTAAAATAA
- a CDS encoding Panacea domain-containing protein: MEYLIIAVLLIALFLVALRKLNNQMETLLNRMSNFVILYCQNMGVSVNPLKLQKLLYYIQSWHITKFEKDILFETMPEAWVNGPVYRPIYDKYKANFFRNVNFPNTLDEEELTKQVASSLQNLNLSEEKQDLLFSVLNAYGVMSDERLVLMTHSEEPWNEARKGLSPIERSENKISADTIFNYYNRRIAERTNA; the protein is encoded by the coding sequence ATGGAATATTTAATTATAGCAGTTTTGCTAATTGCCTTATTTTTAGTAGCTTTGCGGAAACTTAATAATCAAATGGAAACTTTACTAAATAGAATGTCAAACTTCGTTATACTTTACTGTCAGAATATGGGAGTAAGTGTAAACCCTTTAAAGTTGCAAAAACTTCTTTATTACATTCAATCTTGGCATATTACGAAGTTTGAAAAAGATATTCTATTTGAAACTATGCCAGAAGCTTGGGTAAACGGGCCAGTATACAGACCTATATATGACAAATACAAAGCAAATTTCTTTAGAAATGTAAATTTTCCTAACACATTAGATGAAGAAGAGTTAACTAAACAAGTAGCAAGTAGTTTGCAAAATTTGAATTTAAGTGAAGAAAAACAAGATTTATTATTTTCAGTGTTAAATGCTTACGGTGTTATGAGTGATGAAAGACTTGTTTTAATGACACATAGTGAGGAACCGTGGAACGAAGCAAGAAAAGGGTTATCTCCAATTGAAAGGTCTGAAAATAAAATATCAGCAGATACAATATTTAATTATTACAATAGAAGAATAGCTGAAAGAACTAATGCTTAA
- a CDS encoding DUF4288 domain-containing protein, whose product MKEIEKISNEKGNWFIVEIIEKREPVERKKDNDLRRVVTWGNFHLIKAENPKLAYEKAVKIGKDAEIKFTNSDNIEMEYTFVGIADLIPIYDDNIEDGCEIMWTDYGSISNQKAEKFARTEKEILANIKLKNK is encoded by the coding sequence ATGAAAGAAATTGAGAAAATATCTAACGAAAAAGGAAATTGGTTTATTGTAGAAATTATTGAAAAACGTGAACCTGTTGAACGTAAAAAAGATAATGATTTACGCCGAGTTGTCACTTGGGGAAATTTTCATTTAATAAAAGCTGAAAATCCAAAGCTAGCCTATGAAAAAGCGGTTAAAATTGGAAAAGATGCAGAAATTAAATTTACTAACTCCGACAATATTGAAATGGAATATACTTTTGTTGGAATTGCAGATTTAATTCCAATCTATGACGATAATATTGAAGATGGATGCGAAATAATGTGGACAGATTATGGATCGATAAGTAATCAAAAAGCTGAAAAATTCGCACGTACTGAAAAAGAAATTTTAGCAAATATTAAACTGAAAAACAAATAA
- a CDS encoding transposase: MKYKKWSLEEKLEILSFSEELGAVETCRKYSLSTGTLYSWKKKHEKQGEAGLKVTYDTSSKELKQAEEENRILRKLLANKEIELEIGRELLKKKFGTSDPRKI, from the coding sequence ATGAAATACAAGAAATGGAGTTTAGAAGAAAAGCTAGAAATCCTATCCTTTTCAGAAGAATTAGGAGCCGTTGAAACCTGCCGTAAATACAGCCTTAGCACTGGCACTTTGTATAGCTGGAAGAAGAAACACGAGAAGCAGGGAGAAGCAGGTTTAAAAGTAACTTATGACACTAGTAGTAAAGAGCTAAAGCAAGCTGAGGAAGAAAACAGAATTCTACGCAAATTATTAGCTAACAAGGAAATCGAATTAGAAATCGGGCGTGAACTTTTAAAAAAAAAGTTTGGGACATCCGATCCAAGAAAGATTTAG